The following proteins are co-located in the Micromonospora coriariae genome:
- a CDS encoding dihydrofolate reductase family protein, with the protein MRKLINSTYITLDGVIDNPMWTSPYFDEEAMSLAAEQTEAADAMLMGRATYDGMSVAWPRMDESDPNTGAAYFNNVKKYVASTTLTDPTWNNTEVLQGDLVEAVTKLKAQEGRDIIQYGFGSVTAELIRAGLVDEVRFWIHPVLEGGSSLTAPLNDFKASFDLVDTRVHKSGVIIASYRPETAA; encoded by the coding sequence ATGCGCAAGCTCATCAACTCGACCTACATCACCCTCGACGGCGTCATCGACAACCCCATGTGGACGTCGCCGTACTTCGACGAGGAGGCCATGAGCCTCGCCGCCGAGCAGACCGAGGCCGCCGACGCGATGCTGATGGGTCGGGCCACCTACGACGGCATGTCCGTCGCCTGGCCGCGCATGGACGAGAGCGACCCGAACACCGGCGCGGCGTACTTCAACAACGTCAAGAAGTACGTGGCCTCGACCACCCTGACCGACCCCACCTGGAACAACACGGAGGTGCTCCAGGGCGACCTGGTCGAGGCGGTCACCAAGTTGAAGGCACAGGAGGGCAGGGACATCATCCAGTACGGCTTCGGCTCGGTCACCGCGGAGCTGATCCGGGCGGGGCTGGTGGACGAGGTGCGGTTCTGGATCCATCCCGTGCTCGAGGGCGGCTCCAGCCTGACGGCGCCGCTCAATGACTTCAAGGCGTCCTTCGACCTGGTCGACACGCGGGTGCACAAGAGCGGCGTGATCATCGCCTCGTACCGGCCGGAGACGGCCGCCTGA
- a CDS encoding BTAD domain-containing putative transcriptional regulator — protein sequence MAAVQFGVLGPLAVTTDAGEPVVVPGTKVRALLADLLTNRNQVVSADRLIDDLWGEDAPANPAGALQVRVSQLRKALNDAEPGAREMIESRPPGYLLRAGAIDADRFNELARCTDVERLTEALALWRGDAYADTADAEFVRAEATRLAEQRLTVHERLAEARVLRGEHDLVAADLAELVARHPLREGLRAVQLRALYAAGRQSEALDSYAELRDRLADELGLDPGPELVALHRRILEQDIGLSPPPKAAIIRNSLPAQLDELVGRAEALAELRGLLPRQRLITLVGPGGVGKTRLATEAARTQALPDGVHLVELAPLTAGDPRVAEQVMGALDTRETAGTSLSPTDRLVAALRHRHLLLVLDNCEHVIEPVADLVARLLRDAPEVSVLATSREPLNLTGELLWEVPPLAVPEDGDLDVVRRSAAARLFAARAAAQQRGFRLDDRTAPAVAQLCRRLDGLPLALELAATRVRALGVRGVVDRLDDRFRLLTTQQRDVPPRQRTLTAVIGWSWDLLDETDRAVLARLAVFSDGCTPEAAERVCHTDLDALARLVDRSLVVLDDSGVVPRYRLLESVAAFCLDRLTDGDEVRARHAAYYTELAERADPRLRGADQQLWLALLDAETANLRTALLHGGGLRLAIALSWYWYLRGRLTEARRALAVPGDPAQEARAAAWRVGFALLQGDPIDRDGVRAALAGDPDGRGAWFAAHAVLGHSDLALASELLPTSSADPWIEAAVLSSRAMIAHANGDQATLEYTATRSAALFADLGDRWGRLQATEWVGGLAEMRGEHERAAALHREGLRWAEELALWPQVCAELSWLAWLAVQTRDYAQGRELAERAYQLAVEQAVPSALVFAEMSLGLAARRDGKLDLAVTHLTHIVEQGRGETQPALYLPLILVELGYAIEQGGDPDAALALHVEAFDVAEAIASARDAVYTLEGMASAVRPPEVAARLLGAAAAARLAARAPAAPAERDEIDRVTERVRAALGRERFDTLLTEGAKLSPGEARAQL from the coding sequence ATGGCCGCCGTGCAGTTCGGGGTGCTCGGACCGCTCGCCGTCACCACGGACGCCGGCGAGCCGGTCGTGGTGCCCGGCACCAAGGTACGGGCGCTGCTGGCGGACCTGCTCACCAACCGCAACCAGGTGGTTTCGGCGGACCGCCTCATCGACGACCTGTGGGGCGAGGACGCCCCCGCCAATCCCGCCGGCGCCCTTCAGGTACGGGTGTCGCAGTTGCGCAAGGCGCTCAACGACGCCGAGCCGGGTGCCCGCGAGATGATCGAGTCCAGGCCCCCCGGGTACCTGCTGCGGGCCGGCGCGATCGACGCCGACCGGTTCAACGAGCTGGCCCGGTGCACCGACGTCGAGCGGCTGACCGAGGCCCTCGCGCTGTGGCGCGGTGACGCGTACGCCGACACGGCCGACGCCGAGTTCGTTCGGGCGGAGGCGACCCGGCTCGCCGAGCAGCGACTCACCGTGCACGAGCGGCTGGCCGAGGCTCGGGTGCTCCGGGGCGAACACGACCTGGTCGCCGCCGACCTGGCGGAGCTGGTCGCGCGGCACCCGCTGCGCGAGGGCCTGCGGGCGGTGCAGCTACGGGCCCTGTACGCGGCCGGCCGCCAGTCCGAGGCGCTGGACAGCTACGCCGAGCTGCGCGACCGGCTCGCCGACGAGCTGGGCCTGGACCCCGGGCCGGAACTGGTCGCCCTGCACCGCAGGATCCTCGAACAGGACATCGGTCTCAGCCCGCCGCCGAAGGCCGCGATCATCCGCAACAGCCTGCCGGCCCAGCTCGATGAGCTGGTCGGACGGGCCGAGGCGCTGGCCGAGCTGCGGGGCCTCCTGCCGCGGCAGCGGCTGATCACGCTGGTCGGCCCGGGCGGCGTCGGCAAGACCCGGCTGGCCACCGAGGCGGCCCGCACCCAGGCCCTTCCGGACGGTGTGCACCTGGTCGAGCTGGCGCCGCTGACCGCCGGTGACCCGCGCGTCGCCGAGCAGGTAATGGGTGCGCTGGACACCCGCGAGACCGCCGGTACGAGCCTGTCCCCCACCGATCGGCTCGTCGCCGCGCTACGACACCGACACCTGCTGCTCGTGCTGGACAACTGCGAGCACGTGATCGAGCCGGTCGCCGACCTGGTGGCCCGGTTACTGCGCGACGCGCCCGAGGTGAGCGTGCTCGCCACCAGCCGGGAGCCGCTCAACCTCACCGGGGAACTGCTCTGGGAGGTACCCCCGCTGGCCGTGCCGGAGGACGGCGACCTGGATGTGGTCCGGCGCTCGGCGGCGGCCCGGTTGTTCGCCGCCCGCGCCGCCGCGCAGCAGCGTGGCTTCCGCCTCGACGACCGGACCGCTCCCGCGGTGGCCCAGCTCTGCCGCCGTCTCGACGGCCTGCCGCTGGCGCTGGAGCTGGCGGCGACCCGGGTGCGCGCCCTCGGTGTGCGCGGCGTGGTGGACCGGCTGGACGACCGGTTCCGGCTGCTCACCACCCAGCAGCGGGACGTTCCGCCGCGACAGCGGACGCTCACCGCGGTGATCGGCTGGAGCTGGGACCTGCTCGACGAGACCGACCGGGCTGTGCTCGCCCGGCTGGCGGTGTTCAGTGACGGCTGCACCCCGGAGGCCGCCGAGCGGGTCTGCCACACCGATCTGGACGCGCTGGCCCGGCTGGTGGACCGGTCGCTCGTGGTGCTGGACGACTCCGGCGTGGTGCCGCGCTACCGGCTGCTCGAATCGGTCGCCGCGTTCTGCCTTGACCGCCTGACCGACGGCGACGAGGTACGCGCCCGGCACGCCGCGTACTACACCGAGCTGGCCGAACGCGCCGACCCACGGCTGCGCGGCGCCGACCAGCAGCTGTGGCTCGCGCTGCTCGACGCGGAGACGGCGAACCTGCGGACGGCGCTGCTCCACGGCGGCGGGCTGCGACTGGCCATCGCGCTGAGCTGGTACTGGTATCTGCGCGGCCGACTCACCGAGGCGCGGCGGGCGCTGGCGGTGCCCGGCGACCCGGCGCAGGAGGCACGCGCGGCGGCCTGGCGGGTCGGCTTCGCGCTGTTGCAGGGCGACCCGATCGACAGGGACGGTGTACGCGCCGCGCTGGCCGGTGACCCGGACGGCCGCGGCGCCTGGTTCGCGGCCCACGCGGTGCTCGGCCACAGTGACCTGGCCCTGGCGTCGGAGCTGCTGCCCACCTCCTCCGCCGACCCGTGGATCGAGGCCGCGGTACTCAGCTCCCGGGCGATGATCGCGCACGCCAACGGGGACCAGGCCACGCTGGAGTACACAGCAACCCGCAGCGCCGCGCTGTTCGCGGACCTCGGAGACCGGTGGGGCCGGCTGCAGGCGACCGAGTGGGTGGGCGGGCTGGCTGAGATGCGCGGTGAGCACGAACGCGCCGCCGCCCTGCACCGGGAGGGGCTGCGCTGGGCCGAAGAACTGGCGCTGTGGCCGCAGGTGTGCGCCGAGCTGTCGTGGCTGGCCTGGCTCGCTGTGCAGACCCGCGACTACGCGCAGGGCCGGGAGCTGGCCGAGCGCGCGTACCAGCTGGCGGTGGAACAGGCCGTGCCCAGTGCGCTTGTCTTCGCGGAGATGAGCCTCGGGCTGGCCGCCCGCCGCGACGGCAAGCTCGACCTGGCCGTCACCCACCTCACGCACATCGTGGAGCAGGGACGCGGCGAGACGCAGCCCGCGCTGTACCTGCCCCTGATCCTGGTCGAGCTGGGCTACGCGATCGAGCAGGGCGGCGACCCGGACGCCGCGCTGGCCCTGCACGTCGAGGCCTTCGACGTCGCCGAGGCGATCGCCTCCGCACGGGACGCGGTCTACACCCTGGAGGGGATGGCCTCGGCCGTACGCCCACCGGAGGTCGCCGCCCGGCTGCTGGGCGCGGCCGCCGCCGCCCGGCTGGCCGCCCGGGCCCCGGCCGCACCCGCCGAACGCGACGAGATCGACCGGGTGACCGAACGGGTACGGGCCGCGCTCGGGCGGGAACGCTTCGACACGCTGCTCACCGAGGGCGCGAAGCTGAGCCCGGGCGAGGCCCGGGCTCAGCTCTGA
- a CDS encoding alpha/beta fold hydrolase: MDIHHEEHGSGEGRPLVLIHGALSGIGTSFGTILPLLAKTRRVIAVELQAHCHTPDVDRPLTVEHFAADVVELLDRLGVARADVFGWSMGAAVALRLGTDHSARVGRLVLASVSFDDAGLHPGLLDGIQDLRPEHLHGSEFHEEYLRTAPDPAGWANLVTKMKVLDANLPQWTPEQIAEMAAPTMIVLADADIVQPEHAVRMFRLLGGAVPGDLTGLPACRLAILPGTTHTSIPQRANWLAPMIDEFLDVI, from the coding sequence ATGGACATTCACCACGAAGAGCACGGCAGCGGCGAAGGCCGCCCGCTGGTGCTGATCCACGGCGCGCTCTCCGGCATCGGCACCTCGTTCGGCACGATCCTGCCGCTCCTGGCGAAGACCCGGCGGGTGATCGCGGTCGAGTTGCAGGCACACTGTCACACGCCGGATGTCGACCGTCCGCTGACCGTGGAGCACTTCGCCGCCGACGTGGTCGAGCTGCTCGACCGGCTCGGCGTCGCGCGGGCGGACGTGTTCGGCTGGAGCATGGGCGCGGCGGTGGCCCTGCGCCTGGGCACCGACCACTCCGCCCGGGTCGGCCGGCTGGTGCTCGCCTCGGTGAGCTTCGACGACGCGGGCCTGCATCCCGGGCTGCTCGACGGGATCCAGGACCTGCGACCCGAGCACCTGCACGGCTCGGAGTTCCACGAGGAGTACCTGCGGACCGCACCCGACCCGGCGGGCTGGGCCAATCTGGTCACGAAGATGAAGGTGCTGGACGCGAACCTCCCGCAGTGGACCCCGGAGCAGATCGCCGAGATGGCCGCGCCGACCATGATCGTGCTGGCCGACGCGGACATCGTCCAGCCCGAGCACGCGGTGCGGATGTTCCGGCTGCTCGGCGGGGCGGTTCCCGGTGACCTGACCGGTCTGCCGGCCTGCCGGCTGGCCATCCTGCCCGGCACCACCCACACGTCGATCCCGCAGCGCGCCAACTGGCTGGCGCCGATGATCGACGAGTTCCTGGACGTCATCTAG